The Streptomyces sp. SS1-1 genome has a segment encoding these proteins:
- a CDS encoding glutaminase yields MAASTSSLTFQPVLERIAEEIERTPGRGRPADYIPALAARDPRSFGMAVAELDGTVYGVGDWREPFSTQSITKVFTLALDLAREDDALWEHVGREPSGTPFNSLVQLEYENGIPRNPFINAGALVVTDRLHTRTGDAAGELLSFLRAESGDASLDFDLDVAASETGHGDRNAALAHLMASYGNIDNPVPVLLDAYFRQCSITASCADLALATLFLARHGVRADGSRLLSLSQAKQINAIMLTCGTYDAAGDFAYRVGLPGKSGVGGGIIAVVPGRCTLCVWSPGLDEHGNSVAGVAALDRFTTLTGVSVF; encoded by the coding sequence ATGGCAGCGTCGACGTCGTCCCTGACCTTCCAGCCCGTCCTGGAGCGCATCGCCGAGGAGATCGAGCGGACCCCCGGCCGGGGCCGGCCCGCCGACTACATCCCGGCGCTCGCGGCCCGCGACCCGCGCAGCTTCGGCATGGCGGTCGCCGAGCTCGACGGCACGGTGTACGGCGTGGGGGACTGGCGCGAGCCGTTCTCCACGCAGTCCATCACCAAGGTGTTCACCCTCGCCCTGGACCTGGCCCGTGAGGACGACGCGCTGTGGGAGCACGTGGGCCGCGAGCCGTCCGGCACCCCCTTCAACTCGCTGGTGCAGCTGGAGTACGAGAACGGCATCCCGCGCAACCCGTTCATCAACGCCGGCGCCCTCGTCGTCACCGACCGCCTCCACACCCGGACCGGCGACGCGGCGGGCGAACTGCTGTCCTTCCTGCGCGCCGAGAGCGGCGACGCGAGCCTGGACTTCGACCTCGACGTGGCCGCCTCCGAGACCGGGCACGGCGACCGCAACGCCGCCCTGGCCCACCTGATGGCGTCCTACGGCAACATCGACAACCCGGTGCCGGTCCTCCTGGACGCCTACTTCCGGCAGTGCTCGATCACGGCGTCCTGCGCGGACCTCGCGCTGGCCACCCTGTTCCTGGCCCGGCACGGTGTCCGCGCCGACGGCTCCCGGCTGCTCAGCCTGAGCCAGGCCAAGCAGATCAACGCGATCATGCTGACCTGCGGCACGTACGACGCCGCGGGGGACTTCGCCTACCGGGTGGGGCTGCCCGGCAAGAGCGGGGTGGGCGGCGGCATCATCGCCGTCGTCCCCGGCCGCTGCACGCTGTGCGTGTGGAGCCCCGGGCTGGACGAGCACGGCAACTCGGTGGCCGGCGTGGCGGCCCTCGACCGGTTCACCACGCTCACCGGCGTGTCGGTCTTCTGA
- a CDS encoding asparaginase: MYTSTMADAPLVRAPLHAPVAHLIRSGVIEGTHHGSVVVLGPDGAVRFQLGDIEAAFYPRSAIKPVQAVAMVRAGLPLDGALLSLAAASHSGEEQHLAGTRRILELAGLTEDDLRNVPDLPYDPVVRDTWVREGRPPSRLAQNCSGKHAAMLYTCRLNGWSLDDYLDPAHPLQQAIAEIVEDLTGQRVARVSVDGCGAPLFSVSLHGLARAAARITTAAPGTPEARVADAMRTHAEMASGSGRDVAALMRAVPGLLAKDGFEGVQVAALPDGRAVAVKIADGADRARVPVAAAALAWAGVDPASLTEFRGEALLGGGREVGRVRPVPALEPTPAPAPA, translated from the coding sequence ATGTACACCAGCACCATGGCGGACGCACCCCTTGTCCGCGCCCCCCTGCACGCCCCCGTCGCCCACCTCATACGCAGCGGTGTCATCGAGGGCACCCACCACGGCTCCGTCGTCGTCCTCGGCCCCGACGGCGCCGTACGCTTCCAGCTCGGCGACATCGAGGCCGCCTTCTACCCGCGCTCGGCGATCAAGCCCGTCCAGGCGGTCGCCATGGTGCGCGCCGGGCTCCCGCTCGACGGAGCGCTGCTCTCCCTCGCCGCGGCCAGCCACTCCGGCGAGGAACAGCACCTCGCCGGCACCCGGCGCATCCTCGAACTCGCCGGACTCACCGAGGACGACCTGCGCAACGTCCCGGACCTGCCGTACGACCCGGTCGTACGGGACACCTGGGTGCGCGAGGGCCGTCCGCCGTCCCGGCTCGCCCAGAACTGCTCCGGCAAGCACGCGGCCATGCTGTACACCTGCCGGCTCAACGGCTGGTCCCTGGACGACTACCTCGACCCCGCCCACCCGCTCCAGCAGGCCATCGCCGAGATCGTCGAGGACCTCACCGGGCAGCGCGTCGCGCGGGTGAGCGTCGACGGCTGCGGGGCGCCCCTGTTCTCCGTGTCGCTGCACGGCCTGGCGCGCGCCGCCGCCCGCATCACCACGGCCGCGCCCGGCACCCCCGAGGCGCGCGTCGCGGACGCCATGCGCACCCACGCCGAGATGGCCTCCGGCTCGGGCCGGGACGTCGCGGCGCTCATGCGGGCGGTGCCCGGACTGCTCGCCAAGGACGGGTTCGAGGGCGTGCAGGTCGCCGCCCTCCCGGACGGGCGGGCCGTCGCCGTGAAGATCGCCGACGGGGCCGACCGGGCGCGTGTCCCGGTCGCCGCGGCGGCGCTCGCGTGGGCCGGTGTCGACCCGGCGTCGCTCACCGAGTTCCGGGGCGAGGCCCTGCTGGGCGGAGGCCGCGAGGTCGGCCGGGTGCGGCCCGTCCCCGCGCTGGAGCCCACACCGGCCCCGGCCCCGGCCTGA
- a CDS encoding helix-turn-helix domain-containing protein, with protein MLRTPVDETRLAILEWLRDPVAHFPARRHGDPAEDGVTAAAVGARLGVPREVAETHLALLAGLGLLRARRVRRRTHYRRDEVRIAEVARMFEKGW; from the coding sequence ATGCTGAGGACTCCCGTCGACGAGACGCGCCTCGCCATCCTGGAGTGGCTGAGAGATCCGGTCGCGCACTTCCCCGCGCGGCGGCACGGCGACCCCGCCGAGGACGGCGTCACCGCCGCCGCCGTGGGCGCGCGGCTCGGCGTCCCCCGCGAGGTCGCCGAGACCCACCTCGCCCTCCTCGCCGGCCTCGGCCTGCTGCGCGCCCGGCGCGTCCGGCGCCGCACCCACTACCGGCGCGACGAGGTACGCATCGCCGAGGTGGCCCGCATGTTCGAAAAGGGCTGGTGA
- a CDS encoding phosphoribosyltransferase family protein, with the protein MRYDDRRTAGRLLAGELAELPELRGRDTVVLGLPRGGVPVAAEVARSLGAPLDVLVVRKLGVPGRPEWAFGAIGEHGVRVLNQDVMAAAGITSSALKSVEAAERAELERRVRAYRRERKPVPVAGRTAVVVDDGLATGATAEAACRVVRGQGAARVVLAVPVAPERSVARLRQVADAVVCPSTPWDFGSVGAWYRDFAQVPDAEVVFLLARTGGPDPPAGDGTPGTATAVDREVQASATGTTADPEGQAPATGTGASDPPAEDDSPATAATVDREVRVPAAGAHLGAQLVVPDGATVAVAFAHGSGSGRHSPRNRYVAAALHRAGLATLLLDLLTDAEAHDRHNVFDILLLARRLHAASVWLRAETGLPVAYFGASTGAAAALEAAALSGSGIRSVVSRGGRPDLATPAALTRLRAPTLLIVGGRDRRVLSLNRLAADRMHCEHRIAVVPGATHLFEEPGALRTVAELARDWFAGHMGRPATGASPRRPA; encoded by the coding sequence ATGCGGTACGACGACCGCCGGACGGCCGGACGGCTCCTCGCCGGGGAGCTGGCGGAGCTTCCGGAGCTGCGGGGCCGCGACACCGTGGTCCTGGGCCTGCCGCGCGGCGGGGTGCCGGTGGCGGCGGAGGTCGCCCGGAGCCTGGGCGCGCCCCTCGACGTGCTGGTGGTGCGCAAGCTGGGGGTGCCCGGCCGGCCGGAGTGGGCGTTCGGGGCGATCGGCGAGCACGGCGTCCGGGTCCTCAACCAGGACGTGATGGCCGCGGCCGGGATCACGTCGTCCGCCCTGAAGTCGGTCGAGGCGGCCGAACGCGCGGAGCTGGAGCGGCGGGTGCGCGCCTACCGGCGGGAGCGGAAGCCGGTACCGGTGGCGGGCCGTACGGCCGTGGTGGTGGACGACGGACTCGCCACCGGCGCCACCGCCGAGGCCGCCTGCCGGGTGGTACGCGGTCAGGGCGCGGCCCGGGTCGTCCTCGCGGTGCCCGTGGCGCCCGAGCGTTCGGTGGCCCGGCTGCGGCAGGTGGCCGACGCGGTCGTGTGCCCGAGCACGCCCTGGGACTTCGGCTCGGTGGGCGCCTGGTACCGGGACTTCGCCCAGGTCCCGGACGCGGAGGTCGTCTTTCTGCTCGCGCGGACCGGGGGGCCGGACCCGCCCGCCGGGGACGGCACACCTGGGACGGCCACCGCGGTGGACCGGGAGGTACAGGCGTCGGCCACGGGAACCACGGCAGACCCCGAGGGACAGGCGCCGGCCACGGGAACCGGGGCGTCCGACCCACCCGCCGAAGACGACTCACCCGCGACCGCCGCCACGGTGGACCGCGAGGTACGGGTGCCGGCGGCAGGGGCGCACCTCGGCGCACAGCTCGTGGTGCCGGACGGGGCCACGGTGGCGGTGGCCTTCGCGCACGGCAGCGGCAGCGGGCGGCACAGCCCGCGCAACCGGTACGTGGCGGCGGCGCTGCACCGGGCGGGCCTGGCCACCCTGCTGCTCGACCTGCTCACCGACGCCGAGGCGCACGACCGGCACAACGTGTTCGACATCCTGCTGCTGGCGCGGCGGCTGCACGCCGCGTCCGTGTGGCTGCGCGCGGAGACCGGTCTGCCCGTCGCCTACTTCGGCGCCAGCACCGGGGCGGCGGCCGCGCTGGAGGCCGCCGCGCTGTCCGGTTCCGGTATCCGCTCGGTCGTCTCGCGGGGCGGCCGGCCCGACCTCGCGACTCCGGCGGCGCTGACCCGGCTGCGCGCGCCGACGCTGCTCATCGTCGGCGGCCGGGACCGCCGGGTGCTCAGCCTGAACCGGCTGGCGGCGGACCGGATGCACTGCGAGCACCGGATCGCCGTCGTCCCGGGCGCCACCCATCTCTTCGAGGAGCCCGGCGCCCTGCGCACGGTGGCCGAGCTGGCCCGCGACTGGTTCGCCGGGCACATGGGCCGGCCGGCCACGGGGGCCTCGCCGCGCCGCCCGGCCTGA
- a CDS encoding type 1 glutamine amidotransferase domain-containing protein has product MSKILFVMTGADHLTLADGTEHPTGFWAEEAVAPYEAFRAAGHEITVATPGGVVPPVDKASLAPEYNGGQEGADRVAAVLASMTELDAPLRLEDVRLDDYAAVFYPGGHGPMEDLATDAASGDLLIRALRSGKPLGVVCHGPAALLAATGDGGNAFAGYRVAGFTNEEETQGGLAARLTWLLHDRLTEAGIEVDAGEPWAPHVVTDRNLVTGQNPASSAPLAAELVERLG; this is encoded by the coding sequence ATGTCGAAGATCCTTTTCGTGATGACCGGCGCCGACCACCTGACGCTCGCCGACGGCACCGAGCACCCCACCGGCTTCTGGGCCGAGGAGGCCGTCGCCCCCTACGAGGCGTTCAGGGCCGCGGGCCACGAGATCACCGTCGCCACGCCGGGCGGTGTCGTGCCGCCCGTCGACAAGGCGAGCCTCGCGCCCGAGTACAACGGCGGCCAGGAGGGCGCGGACCGCGTCGCCGCCGTACTCGCCTCCATGACCGAACTCGACGCGCCGCTGCGCCTCGAGGACGTGCGCCTCGACGACTACGCCGCCGTGTTCTACCCCGGCGGCCACGGTCCCATGGAGGACCTGGCCACCGACGCCGCCTCCGGCGACCTGCTCATCCGCGCGCTGCGCTCCGGCAAGCCGCTCGGCGTCGTCTGCCACGGCCCGGCCGCGCTGCTCGCCGCCACCGGTGACGGCGGCAACGCCTTCGCCGGCTACCGGGTGGCCGGGTTCACCAACGAGGAGGAGACCCAGGGCGGCCTCGCCGCCCGGCTCACCTGGCTCCTCCACGACCGGCTCACCGAGGCGGGCATCGAGGTCGACGCGGGCGAGCCGTGGGCCCCGCACGTCGTCACCGACCGCAACCTGGTCACCGGCCAGAACCCGGCGTCCTCGGCGCCCCTCGCCGCAGAGCTGGTCGAGCGCCTCGGCTGA
- a CDS encoding MarR family winged helix-turn-helix transcriptional regulator, with protein MAANTAEAGLEERWRDILSVHARTMCEIDRVLHPHGLGASDFEVLDILVSSVPDTGSACRVQNLVGRVHLSQSALSRLIGRLEKDGLVERSVCAEDRRGVYVTLTRKGRDLHAEVLPLQRAALARMLGA; from the coding sequence ATGGCAGCGAACACGGCCGAGGCGGGGCTCGAGGAACGGTGGCGGGACATCCTGTCGGTGCACGCCCGGACGATGTGCGAGATCGACCGCGTCCTGCATCCGCACGGACTGGGCGCCAGCGACTTCGAGGTGCTGGACATCCTCGTGTCCTCCGTCCCCGACACGGGCTCGGCCTGCCGGGTCCAGAACCTCGTGGGGCGGGTCCATCTGAGCCAGAGCGCGCTGTCCCGGCTCATCGGGCGCCTGGAGAAGGACGGCCTCGTCGAGCGTTCCGTCTGCGCGGAGGACCGGCGCGGCGTGTACGTCACCCTGACCCGTAAGGGGCGTGACCTGCACGCCGAGGTGCTGCCCCTGCAGCGTGCCGCACTGGCCCGGATGCTCGGCGCCTGA
- a CDS encoding LysR family transcriptional regulator, translating into MSHRDSDASPAGGEEAVRVPPGSSAPVDLNLLRTFLAVYRTGSFTAAARLLALSQPTVTAQIRTLERQLGRELFQRLARGVAPVPYADELAARIVEPLDALAGVVGPGGADDGHPAEPVHLAGPAELLTRRVMPALAPLVDWGVRLRVTPGLTEPLLTDLRAGRYDLVIATYRPRGRALASVPLMDEEFVLVASPGWAERTGGPARLAADGPAALNGVPLVAYAEDVPIVRRYWRHVFGRRLTRQPAVTMPDLNAVTAAVAGGAGFSVLPRYLCAAELASGALTLLHDPDDPPINTGFLVQRPGSSGNPHVAVVRDHLLEIAGAW; encoded by the coding sequence ATGAGCCATAGGGATTCCGATGCCAGTCCGGCCGGTGGGGAGGAGGCGGTACGGGTCCCGCCGGGTTCCTCGGCGCCGGTGGACCTGAACCTGCTGAGAACCTTTCTCGCGGTGTACCGCACCGGGTCCTTCACGGCCGCCGCCCGGCTGCTGGCCCTGTCCCAGCCGACGGTCACCGCGCAGATCCGCACCCTGGAGCGGCAACTGGGCCGGGAGCTGTTCCAGCGTCTGGCGCGCGGGGTGGCCCCGGTGCCGTACGCGGACGAGCTGGCCGCCCGGATCGTGGAACCGCTGGACGCGCTGGCCGGGGTCGTCGGGCCGGGCGGCGCGGACGACGGTCACCCGGCGGAGCCGGTGCACCTGGCCGGTCCGGCCGAGCTGCTGACCCGCCGGGTGATGCCGGCCCTCGCGCCCCTGGTCGACTGGGGGGTGCGGCTGCGGGTGACGCCGGGGCTGACCGAGCCGCTCCTCACGGACCTGCGGGCGGGGCGCTACGACCTGGTGATCGCGACGTACCGGCCGCGCGGGCGCGCCCTGGCGTCGGTGCCCCTCATGGACGAGGAGTTCGTGCTGGTCGCCTCGCCCGGCTGGGCCGAGCGGACGGGCGGTCCCGCCCGGCTCGCGGCGGACGGCCCGGCCGCCCTGAACGGGGTTCCGCTGGTCGCCTACGCCGAGGACGTGCCAATCGTCCGCCGTTACTGGCGTCATGTCTTCGGCCGCCGGCTCACCCGGCAGCCGGCCGTGACGATGCCGGATCTGAACGCGGTCACGGCGGCGGTCGCGGGCGGGGCGGGGTTCAGCGTGCTCCCCCGCTATCTGTGCGCCGCCGAGCTGGCCTCCGGCGCGCTGACGCTGCTGCACGACCCGGACGACCCGCCGATCAACACCGGTTTCCTCGTCCAGCGTCCGGGGTCCTCCGGGAACCCCCATGTGGCCGTGGTCCGCGACCATCTGCTGGAGATCGCCGGGGCGTGGTGA
- a CDS encoding DUF190 domain-containing protein yields MTGPAGRALRLTVLVGEHDTCHHRPLYSEIVHRAHRAGLAGASVFRGIEGFGSSSMIHTSRLLSLSEDLPVAVVIVDTEERVRAFLPQLDDIVTEGLVTLDACEAIRYTARTTSGEPGEGEAPA; encoded by the coding sequence ATGACCGGACCGGCCGGCCGAGCCCTGCGCCTGACCGTCCTCGTCGGTGAACACGACACCTGCCACCACCGCCCGCTGTACTCGGAGATCGTGCACCGGGCCCACCGGGCCGGTCTCGCCGGCGCCAGCGTCTTCCGCGGGATCGAGGGGTTCGGCTCCTCCTCGATGATCCACACCTCGCGGCTGCTGTCGCTCAGCGAGGACCTGCCGGTGGCCGTCGTGATCGTCGACACCGAGGAACGCGTCCGCGCCTTCCTGCCGCAGCTCGACGACATCGTCACCGAGGGGCTCGTCACCCTCGACGCGTGCGAGGCCATCAGGTACACCGCCCGCACCACGTCCGGGGAACCGGGGGAAGGGGAGGCACCGGCGTGA
- the crcB gene encoding fluoride efflux transporter CrcB — protein MTTQDTDPLRAPARAARPPAWRAQVPVVAVVALGGALGATARYAISLALPAEPGAFPWATFWANVTGCAVIGVFMVLIHERWPGHRLLRPFFGTGVLGGFTTFSTYAVDIRTLVDDGHPRTALAYLAATLAAALTAVWLASTATRHALRRPS, from the coding sequence ATGACCACCCAGGACACCGACCCCCTGCGCGCCCCCGCGCGGGCCGCCCGGCCGCCGGCCTGGCGGGCCCAGGTGCCGGTCGTCGCCGTCGTCGCGCTCGGCGGGGCCCTCGGCGCCACCGCCCGCTACGCGATCTCCCTGGCGTTGCCCGCCGAGCCGGGCGCGTTCCCCTGGGCGACCTTCTGGGCCAACGTCACCGGCTGTGCCGTGATCGGCGTCTTCATGGTCCTCATCCACGAGAGATGGCCGGGTCACCGTCTGCTGCGCCCCTTCTTCGGCACCGGCGTGCTCGGCGGCTTCACCACCTTCTCCACCTACGCCGTCGACATCCGCACCCTCGTCGACGACGGGCACCCGCGCACCGCGCTCGCCTACCTCGCCGCGACCCTGGCCGCGGCGCTCACCGCCGTCTGGCTCGCCTCGACGGCCACCCGCCACGCCCTGAGGAGGCCGTCATGA
- a CDS encoding peptidoglycan-binding domain-containing protein — protein sequence MSEPDRLVCPACGAARAPDGTPACDCADRAAEARREVRTAEVAAAEDFDPVRIRPFVGLDEADDGGADTPPLAGELPTGSPALPSPTADEESPAAPERPRRRRAPLIAGAGALLAVAVTGASFGGLFGYDGPERGGAADGGLRAPLPDATSSGAGAGSGSGSGSSATAGAPSATASPASSGPSGGAPSATRSTGVSPTPTEGSGTPPAGPSGTAPSGGQAPSPTGQSGDPPVLRPGDRGPEVVELQLRLRRTGLYAGEADGLYGGSVESAVRAYQLTRVVLDDESGVYGPPTRAALESETPEP from the coding sequence GTGAGCGAACCCGACCGTCTCGTCTGCCCGGCCTGCGGTGCCGCACGGGCGCCCGACGGCACCCCCGCCTGCGACTGCGCGGACCGGGCGGCCGAGGCCCGGCGCGAGGTGCGCACGGCGGAGGTGGCGGCCGCGGAGGACTTCGATCCGGTGCGGATCCGTCCGTTCGTGGGTCTGGACGAGGCGGACGACGGCGGTGCGGACACGCCGCCCCTGGCCGGGGAGCTGCCGACCGGGAGTCCGGCTCTCCCCTCCCCCACCGCCGACGAGGAGTCACCGGCCGCCCCGGAGCGGCCGCGCCGCCGGCGCGCCCCGCTGATCGCCGGGGCCGGTGCCCTGCTGGCGGTGGCGGTGACGGGCGCGTCGTTCGGCGGTCTGTTCGGCTACGACGGCCCGGAGCGCGGCGGCGCCGCCGACGGCGGCCTGCGGGCCCCCCTCCCCGACGCCACGTCGTCCGGGGCCGGGGCGGGGTCCGGGTCCGGGTCCGGGAGCAGCGCCACCGCAGGAGCGCCCTCCGCCACCGCCTCCCCGGCATCGTCCGGGCCGTCCGGGGGCGCGCCCTCGGCCACCCGGTCCACCGGCGTCTCCCCCACGCCGACGGAAGGGTCCGGCACCCCGCCGGCGGGCCCGTCCGGCACGGCCCCGTCAGGCGGCCAGGCCCCTTCCCCGACCGGACAGTCGGGGGACCCGCCGGTCCTCCGCCCGGGCGACCGGGGCCCCGAGGTCGTCGAACTCCAGCTCCGCCTGCGCCGGACCGGCCTCTACGCGGGCGAGGCCGACGGCCTGTACGGCGGGTCCGTCGAGAGCGCGGTGCGCGCCTACCAGTTGACCCGGGTCGTCCTCGACGACGAGTCCGGCGTCTACGGGCCCCCGACACGCGCCGCGCTGGAGTCCGAGACGCCGGAGCCCTGA
- a CDS encoding SseB family protein has product MNTPAHDNSATPARRALDALADNTEDRAAMDTLASSDVLVPVPDDAGDGDAMDPGVVALPVIERSGAEPVVPVFTSEPAMAELLPTVSRYRLVPLGALASQWPADELALSIDAGSEHPLTLTSEGVRTLLARP; this is encoded by the coding sequence ATGAACACACCCGCGCACGACAACTCCGCCACACCGGCCAGGCGCGCGCTGGACGCGCTGGCCGACAACACCGAGGACCGGGCGGCGATGGACACGCTGGCGAGCAGCGACGTCCTCGTGCCCGTGCCCGACGACGCCGGTGACGGCGACGCCATGGACCCCGGTGTCGTGGCGCTCCCGGTGATCGAACGCTCGGGCGCCGAGCCCGTGGTCCCCGTGTTCACCTCGGAGCCCGCGATGGCCGAGCTGCTGCCCACCGTCTCCCGCTACCGTCTGGTGCCGCTCGGCGCGCTGGCCTCGCAGTGGCCCGCGGACGAACTGGCCCTGTCGATAGACGCCGGGTCCGAGCACCCGCTGACCCTCACGTCCGAAGGGGTGCGCACGCTGCTGGCCCGCCCCTGA
- the crcB gene encoding fluoride efflux transporter CrcB — MNWLLVIAGAAVGAPLRYLTDRAVHARHDSVFPWGTFTVNIAGCLLLGLLTGAVAAGAAGSSVRLLVGTGLCGALTTYSTFSYETLRLAETGAGRYAVANVAGSLVAGLGAVFLGVTIAEAVWA; from the coding sequence GTGAACTGGCTCCTGGTCATCGCGGGAGCCGCCGTCGGCGCGCCCCTGCGCTACCTCACCGACCGCGCGGTGCACGCCCGCCACGACTCGGTGTTCCCGTGGGGCACCTTCACCGTCAACATCGCCGGCTGTCTCCTCCTCGGCCTGCTCACCGGCGCCGTCGCCGCCGGCGCCGCGGGCTCCTCCGTCCGGCTCCTCGTTGGCACCGGCCTGTGCGGCGCCCTCACCACGTACTCGACGTTCTCCTACGAGACCCTGCGGCTCGCCGAGACGGGTGCGGGGCGCTACGCCGTCGCGAACGTGGCGGGCAGCCTGGTCGCGGGACTCGGCGCCGTCTTCCTGGGCGTGACGATCGCCGAGGCGGTGTGGGCGTAG
- a CDS encoding VOC family protein — translation MTAGARTIIYPVKDLASAKAVFGALLGVEPYVDEPYYVGFKDAGQDVGLDPNGHAKGMTGPVPYWHVSDIRAASAALVEAGAETVEDVHDVGGGRLIASLRDADGNPVGLLQDPTA, via the coding sequence ATGACCGCCGGAGCCCGCACGATCATCTACCCCGTCAAGGACCTCGCCTCGGCGAAGGCCGTCTTCGGCGCGCTGCTGGGCGTGGAGCCGTATGTGGACGAGCCGTACTACGTCGGTTTCAAGGACGCCGGGCAGGACGTCGGCCTGGACCCCAACGGGCACGCGAAGGGCATGACCGGCCCGGTCCCCTACTGGCATGTGAGCGACATCCGGGCGGCCAGTGCCGCGCTGGTGGAGGCGGGCGCCGAGACGGTGGAGGACGTCCACGACGTCGGCGGCGGCCGGCTGATCGCCTCGCTGCGCGACGCCGACGGCAATCCCGTCGGACTGCTCCAGGATCCGACCGCCTGA
- a CDS encoding FadR/GntR family transcriptional regulator: protein MNLSDSRTAGQPPRRVSAMEAVLAHLRDAIERGDYAVGDKLPSEAELCRTLEISRPVLREALRALQTMGLTVSKTGKGTFVVARNVEEPVFGDYTAGDLMEVRRHVEIPVAGYAARRRTPENLDHLAHLLDRMERETDTTAWVAMDTLFHLGVAEAAQNPVFRRVIEEIRDALARQSAFLNELGGRREQSDREHRAILRALTDGSEAGATEAMTHHLDRVGTTLTDIVRRGRPDGATPAAGHRAPNPRPAT from the coding sequence GTGAACCTGTCAGACAGCCGGACAGCCGGACAGCCGCCGCGCCGGGTCAGCGCCATGGAAGCCGTGCTGGCGCACCTGCGCGACGCCATCGAACGCGGCGACTACGCCGTGGGCGACAAGCTGCCCTCCGAGGCGGAGCTGTGCCGCACCCTGGAGATCAGCCGGCCCGTACTGCGGGAGGCCCTGCGGGCCCTGCAGACCATGGGTCTGACCGTCTCCAAGACCGGCAAGGGCACCTTCGTGGTCGCCCGCAACGTCGAGGAGCCCGTGTTCGGCGACTACACCGCCGGCGACCTCATGGAGGTGCGCCGGCACGTGGAGATCCCGGTCGCCGGGTACGCGGCGCGGCGCCGCACCCCGGAGAACCTCGACCACCTCGCGCACCTGCTGGACCGCATGGAGCGGGAGACGGACACCACCGCGTGGGTCGCGATGGACACCCTCTTCCACCTCGGCGTCGCCGAGGCCGCCCAGAACCCGGTCTTCCGCCGGGTCATCGAGGAGATCCGCGACGCGCTCGCCCGCCAGTCGGCCTTCCTCAACGAGCTCGGCGGCCGCCGCGAGCAGTCCGACCGCGAGCACCGCGCGATCCTCCGCGCCCTGACCGACGGCAGCGAAGCCGGCGCCACCGAGGCCATGACCCACCACCTCGACCGCGTCGGGACCACCCTCACCGACATCGTGCGCCGCGGGCGCCCCGACGGCGCCACCCCTGCCGCCGGGCACCGGGCCCCGAACCCCAGGCCCGCCACGTGA